Proteins co-encoded in one Dokdonella sp. genomic window:
- a CDS encoding DUF6587 family protein, translated as MTMASLAQTLILTAVALVALGFAVRRLLPGTSTRMLAGVAGYLDAPGRSRFSRWLGARLRPARAAGGCGSGDGCGGCGGCGSTDGAKAKGDAQPLVFTSRKRP; from the coding sequence ATGACGATGGCATCGCTCGCGCAGACGCTGATCCTCACCGCGGTGGCGCTGGTCGCGCTCGGCTTCGCGGTGCGACGGCTGCTGCCTGGGACGAGCACGCGCATGCTGGCCGGTGTTGCTGGCTACCTCGACGCGCCGGGCCGTTCGCGTTTCAGCCGTTGGCTCGGTGCGCGCCTGCGCCCGGCGCGTGCCGCCGGCGGTTGTGGCAGCGGTGATGGCTGTGGCGGTTGTGGTGGCTGCGGCAGCACGGATGGCGCGAAGGCGAAGGGCGATGCGCAGCCGCTGGTGTTCACGTCCAGAAAACGACCGTAG
- the parE gene encoding DNA topoisomerase IV subunit B has translation MSSRYNAADIEVLSGLEPVKRRPGMYTDTARPNHLAQEVIDNSVDEALAGHAKTIEVVVHADGSVSVTDDGRGMPVDIHPEEGIPGVELILTRLHAGGKFSNRNYAFSGGLHGVGVSVVNALSTRVEVTIRRDGQVHRIDFANGDRATPLSVIGSVPKKQTGTSVRFWPDPKYFDSPKILLGKLKHLLRAKAVLCAGLSVRLTDEASGEQVEWRYEDGLRDYLRSMLGATEYLPAELFIGNQQREKSAVDFAIAWLPEGELVQESYVNLIPTAQGGTHVNGLRTGLTDALREFCDFRNLLPRGVKLAPEDVFDRLCFVLSLRMQEPQFSGQTKERLSSRDAAGLVEGAAHDGFSLYLNQHVAIGEKIAQLAIERATLRLKAEKQIVRKKITQGPALPGKLADCASSDLSRTEIFLVEGDSAGGSARQARDKDFQAILPLRGKILNTWEVESGSVLASQEVHDLAVAIGCDPGKDDIGGLRYGKICILADADSDGLHIATLLSALFLRHFPALVRNGHVFIAMPPLFRVDVGKQMFYCLDEAERDATLERIQREKLRGAVSVTRFKGLGEMNPTQLRESTINPDTRRLVQLTIDDGDGEATHKLMDMLLAKKRAADRKAWLEEKGDLASLEV, from the coding sequence ATGAGCAGCCGCTACAACGCCGCCGATATCGAAGTCCTGTCCGGCCTCGAGCCGGTCAAGCGTCGCCCGGGCATGTACACCGACACCGCCCGCCCGAACCACCTCGCCCAGGAAGTCATCGACAACTCGGTCGACGAGGCGCTCGCCGGCCATGCGAAGACCATCGAGGTCGTCGTCCACGCCGACGGTTCGGTCAGCGTCACCGACGACGGCCGCGGCATGCCGGTCGACATCCATCCCGAAGAAGGCATCCCGGGCGTTGAACTGATCCTCACGCGTCTGCACGCGGGCGGCAAGTTCTCGAACCGCAACTATGCATTCTCGGGCGGCCTGCACGGCGTCGGCGTGAGCGTGGTCAACGCGCTGTCGACGCGCGTGGAGGTCACGATCCGCCGCGACGGCCAGGTCCACCGCATCGACTTCGCCAACGGCGACCGCGCCACCCCGCTAAGCGTGATCGGCAGCGTGCCGAAGAAGCAGACCGGCACCAGCGTGCGCTTCTGGCCGGACCCGAAGTATTTCGACTCGCCGAAGATCCTGCTCGGCAAGCTCAAGCACCTGCTGCGCGCCAAGGCCGTGCTCTGCGCGGGCCTGAGCGTGCGCCTGACTGACGAGGCCAGCGGTGAGCAGGTCGAGTGGCGCTACGAGGATGGCCTGCGCGACTACCTGCGCTCGATGCTCGGCGCAACCGAGTACCTGCCCGCGGAGCTGTTCATCGGCAACCAGCAGCGCGAAAAGAGCGCAGTCGATTTCGCGATCGCCTGGCTGCCCGAGGGCGAACTCGTGCAGGAAAGCTACGTCAACCTGATCCCGACCGCGCAGGGCGGCACCCACGTCAACGGCCTGCGCACCGGCCTCACCGACGCGCTGCGCGAGTTCTGCGATTTCCGCAACCTGCTGCCGCGCGGCGTCAAGCTGGCGCCGGAGGACGTCTTCGACCGCCTGTGCTTCGTGCTGTCGCTGCGCATGCAGGAGCCGCAGTTCTCGGGCCAGACCAAGGAACGCCTGTCCTCGCGCGACGCAGCCGGCCTCGTCGAGGGCGCCGCGCACGACGGCTTCTCGCTGTATCTCAACCAGCATGTCGCGATCGGCGAGAAGATCGCCCAGCTCGCCATCGAGCGCGCCACGCTGCGCCTCAAGGCCGAGAAGCAGATCGTGCGCAAGAAGATCACCCAGGGCCCCGCCCTGCCCGGCAAGCTCGCCGACTGCGCGTCCAGCGACCTCTCGCGCACCGAGATCTTCCTCGTCGAGGGCGACTCGGCCGGCGGCAGCGCGCGCCAGGCGCGCGACAAGGACTTCCAGGCCATCCTTCCGCTGCGCGGCAAGATCCTCAACACCTGGGAAGTCGAATCGGGCAGCGTGCTCGCCTCGCAGGAAGTGCACGACCTCGCCGTCGCCATCGGCTGCGATCCCGGCAAGGACGACATAGGCGGCCTGCGCTACGGCAAGATCTGCATCCTCGCCGACGCCGACTCCGACGGCCTGCACATCGCCACCCTGTTGTCGGCCTTGTTCCTGCGCCACTTCCCGGCGCTGGTGCGCAATGGTCACGTGTTCATCGCCATGCCGCCGCTGTTTCGCGTCGACGTCGGCAAGCAGATGTTCTACTGCCTCGACGAAGCCGAGCGCGACGCCACGCTCGAACGCATCCAGCGCGAGAAGCTGCGCGGCGCGGTCAGCGTCACGCGCTTCAAGGGTCTCGGCGAAATGAACCCCACGCAGCTACGCGAATCGACCATCAACCCGGATACGCGCCGCCTCGTCCAGCTCACCATCGACGATGGCGACGGCGAAGCCACGCACAAGCTCATGGACATGCTGCTGGCGAAGAAGCGCGCCGCCGACCGCAAGGCCTGGCTCGAGGAAAAGGGCGACCTGGCTTCGCTCGAGGTCTAG
- the ftsB gene encoding cell division protein FtsB has translation MLRYVALILLIVLIALEVKLWAGQGGMAEVWRLEKAVAEQKAQNERLKSRNDALAAEVENLKTGDEAVEERARSELGLIKPGETFYQVVESTQPANRGNDGGR, from the coding sequence ATGCTGCGCTATGTCGCCCTGATCCTGCTGATCGTGCTGATCGCCCTCGAGGTCAAGCTGTGGGCGGGGCAGGGCGGCATGGCCGAGGTGTGGCGGCTGGAGAAGGCCGTGGCCGAGCAGAAGGCACAGAACGAGCGGTTGAAGTCACGCAACGACGCGCTCGCCGCCGAGGTCGAGAACCTCAAGACCGGCGACGAGGCGGTCGAGGAGCGCGCACGCTCGGAGCTCGGCCTGATCAAGCCCGGCGAGACCTTCTACCAGGTCGTCGAGTCCACCCAGCCGGCGAATCGCGGCAATGATGGTGGCCGCTGA
- the kdsA gene encoding 3-deoxy-8-phosphooctulonate synthase — protein MNLCGFEVGLDRPLFLIAGPCVIESEQLALDTAGQLKEITTRLGVPFIYKSSFDKANRTSINGHRGPGVDEGLRILAEVKRQIGVPVLTDVHEYTPMDEVAEIVDVLQTPAFLCRQTDFIVKACSVGRPVNIKKGQFLSPWEMKHVADKAKSTGNPQIMVCERGASFGYNNLVSDMRSLAVMRDTGCPVVFDATHSVQLPGGADGKSGGQREFVPVLSRAAVAVGIAGIFMETHPDPDKALSDGPNAWPLGKMEWLLESLLGIDALVKRGALS, from the coding sequence ATGAACCTGTGCGGGTTCGAGGTCGGCCTCGATCGGCCGCTGTTCCTCATCGCCGGCCCCTGCGTGATCGAGAGTGAACAGCTTGCCCTCGACACCGCCGGGCAGCTGAAGGAGATCACCACGCGCCTCGGCGTGCCGTTCATCTACAAGTCGAGCTTCGACAAGGCCAACCGCACCTCGATCAACGGCCATCGCGGCCCCGGTGTCGACGAGGGCCTGCGCATCCTCGCCGAGGTCAAGCGCCAGATCGGCGTGCCGGTGTTGACCGACGTGCATGAATACACGCCGATGGACGAGGTCGCCGAAATCGTCGACGTGCTGCAGACGCCGGCCTTCCTGTGCCGGCAGACCGATTTCATCGTAAAGGCCTGCAGCGTCGGTCGCCCGGTCAACATCAAGAAGGGCCAGTTCCTGTCGCCGTGGGAGATGAAGCACGTCGCCGACAAGGCGAAGTCGACCGGTAACCCGCAGATCATGGTCTGCGAGCGTGGTGCCAGCTTCGGCTACAACAACCTGGTTTCGGACATGCGTTCGCTGGCGGTGATGCGCGACACCGGCTGCCCGGTCGTGTTCGATGCCACCCATTCGGTGCAACTGCCCGGCGGCGCGGACGGCAAATCCGGCGGCCAGCGCGAATTCGTGCCCGTGCTTTCGCGCGCCGCGGTCGCGGTCGGCATTGCCGGCATCTTCATGGAAACCCATCCCGACCCCGACAAGGCGCTCAGCGACGGGCCGAATGCCTGGCCGCTCGGCAAGATGGAATGGCTGCTCGAATCGCTGCTGGGCATCGATGCGCTGGTCAAGAGAGGGGCGTTGTCTTGA
- the eno gene encoding phosphopyruvate hydratase has product MSTISKIHAREILDSRGNPTLEAEITLADGSFGRAAVPSGASTGSREAVELRDGDKARYLGKGVQNAVANVNTTIAAALKGFDANDQRGLDAKLIALDGTSNKGRLGANALLGVSMANAHAVAASRKLPLWQHLAGDRAARLPVPMMNIINGGAHADNNVDMQEFMILPAGLPSFSEALRAGTEVFHALKSVLKGRGLNTAVGDEGGFAPNLKSNEEAVETILEAVTKAGYAIGKDIWLGLDVASSEFHRDGAYHLEGEGKVLGSAEFSEFLAGWCAKYPIITIEDGMAEGDWDGWKLLTERVGKTVQLVGDDLFVTNTAILKEGIDKHIANAILIKVNQIGTLTETLDAIAMAAAANYASIISHRSGETEDTTIADLSVATTATQIKTGSLCRSDRVAKYNQLLRIEEALGAQARYAGLDAFPNLPGFRR; this is encoded by the coding sequence ATGAGCACAATCAGCAAAATCCACGCCCGCGAAATCCTCGATTCCCGCGGCAATCCAACTCTCGAAGCCGAGATCACGCTCGCCGATGGCTCGTTCGGCCGCGCCGCGGTGCCTTCGGGTGCCTCCACCGGCTCGCGCGAGGCGGTTGAGCTGCGTGACGGCGACAAGGCCCGCTATCTCGGCAAGGGCGTGCAGAATGCCGTGGCCAACGTCAACACCACGATTGCCGCTGCGCTGAAGGGTTTCGACGCGAACGATCAGCGTGGCCTCGATGCGAAGCTGATTGCGCTCGACGGTACGTCGAACAAGGGACGGCTCGGCGCCAATGCGCTGCTCGGCGTATCCATGGCCAACGCGCATGCCGTGGCCGCTTCGCGCAAGCTGCCGCTGTGGCAACACCTGGCCGGGGACCGCGCCGCGCGCCTGCCCGTGCCGATGATGAACATCATCAATGGCGGAGCGCATGCCGACAACAACGTCGACATGCAGGAGTTCATGATCCTGCCGGCCGGACTGCCCAGTTTTTCCGAAGCCTTGCGCGCCGGCACGGAAGTCTTCCATGCCCTGAAGTCGGTGCTGAAGGGCCGCGGCCTCAATACCGCCGTGGGCGACGAAGGCGGCTTCGCGCCGAACCTCAAATCGAACGAGGAAGCGGTCGAGACCATCCTCGAAGCGGTGACCAAGGCCGGCTACGCGATCGGCAAGGACATCTGGCTGGGCCTCGATGTGGCCAGTTCGGAGTTCCACAGGGACGGCGCATACCACCTCGAAGGCGAGGGCAAGGTGCTTGGCTCGGCCGAGTTCAGCGAGTTCCTTGCCGGCTGGTGCGCGAAGTATCCGATCATCACCATCGAGGACGGCATGGCCGAAGGCGACTGGGACGGCTGGAAGCTGCTCACCGAGCGCGTGGGGAAGACCGTGCAGCTGGTCGGCGACGACCTGTTCGTGACCAATACGGCGATCCTGAAGGAAGGCATCGACAAGCACATCGCCAATGCCATCCTGATCAAGGTCAACCAGATCGGCACCCTGACCGAAACCCTGGACGCCATCGCCATGGCCGCGGCGGCCAACTATGCCTCCATCATCTCGCATCGATCCGGCGAGACCGAGGACACCACCATCGCCGACCTGTCCGTGGCCACCACCGCCACCCAGATCAAGACCGGATCGCTGTGCCGTTCCGATCGCGTGGCCAAGTACAACCAGCTCCTGCGCATCGAGGAGGCGCTCGGCGCGCAGGCGCGCTACGCTGGCCTCGACGCATTTCCGAACTTGCCGGGATTCCGGCGCTGA
- a CDS encoding MFS transporter produces MSTPAADIPSVPATSPGAVKPIALPLLVALSLCHLLNDLIQSLLPAVYPLLKERFALDFGQIGLITLTWQFTASLLQPLVGIYTDRHPQPYSLAFGMGSTLIGLVLLSQATGFALLLVAAALIGTGSSVFHPESSRIARMASGGRHGFAQSLFQVGGNIGSAIGPLLAAFIVMPRGQGSIGWFAIAALAGIIMLARIGRWYAAELAHARRQKHVVSTALVLPRGTVVRALFVLGLLVFSKYFYLASLTSYYTFYLMARFGLDARSAQLHLFAFLGAVAAGTLVGGPVGDRIGRRYVIWGSILGVLPFTVLLPHANLGATTVLTIVIGFVLASAFAAILVYAQELVPGRTGTVSGLFFGFAFGMGGLGAAVLGQLADRIGIEAVYAICAWLPAIGLLAWFLPKTKPHHP; encoded by the coding sequence ATGTCCACACCCGCTGCCGATATCCCGTCTGTACCGGCGACCTCGCCTGGCGCGGTCAAACCGATCGCCCTGCCGCTGCTCGTCGCGCTGAGTCTGTGCCACCTGCTCAACGACCTGATCCAGTCGCTGCTGCCAGCGGTCTATCCGCTGCTCAAGGAACGGTTCGCGCTCGACTTCGGCCAGATCGGCCTCATCACCCTGACCTGGCAGTTCACCGCCTCGCTGCTGCAGCCGCTGGTCGGGATCTACACCGACCGCCACCCGCAGCCGTATTCGCTGGCCTTCGGCATGGGTTCGACCCTGATCGGCCTCGTCCTGCTGTCGCAGGCGACGGGTTTCGCGCTGCTGCTGGTCGCCGCGGCGCTGATCGGTACCGGCTCGTCGGTGTTCCATCCCGAATCCTCGCGCATCGCGCGCATGGCCTCGGGCGGCCGGCATGGGTTCGCGCAATCGCTGTTCCAGGTGGGTGGCAACATCGGCTCGGCGATCGGACCGCTGCTCGCCGCCTTCATCGTCATGCCGCGCGGCCAAGGAAGCATCGGCTGGTTCGCCATCGCCGCGCTGGCCGGCATCATCATGCTCGCTCGCATCGGCCGCTGGTACGCAGCCGAACTCGCACATGCGCGCAGGCAAAAGCATGTCGTCTCGACCGCGCTCGTCCTGCCCCGCGGCACCGTGGTGCGTGCCCTCTTTGTGCTCGGCTTGTTGGTGTTCTCGAAATATTTCTACCTCGCCAGCCTGACGAGCTACTACACGTTCTATCTGATGGCACGGTTCGGGCTCGACGCGCGTTCTGCGCAGTTGCACCTGTTCGCCTTCCTTGGAGCGGTCGCCGCCGGCACGCTGGTCGGCGGCCCGGTCGGCGACCGCATCGGCCGCCGCTACGTGATCTGGGGCTCGATCCTCGGCGTGCTGCCGTTCACCGTGCTGCTGCCCCACGCAAACCTCGGCGCGACGACGGTCTTGACCATCGTCATCGGCTTCGTGCTCGCCTCGGCGTTTGCGGCGATCCTCGTCTACGCGCAGGAACTCGTACCGGGTCGCACCGGTACGGTCTCGGGTCTGTTCTTTGGCTTCGCCTTCGGCATGGGCGGCCTCGGCGCAGCAGTACTCGGCCAGCTGGCCGACCGTATCGGCATCGAGGCCGTCTATGCGATCTGCGCCTGGTTGCCGGCGATCGGATTGCTTGCCTGGTTCCTGCCGAAGACGAAACCCCACCACCCGTAG
- a CDS encoding CTP synthase — MTPLIFVTGGVVSSLGKGIAAASLAAILEARGLRVTMMKLDPYINVDPGTMSPFQHGEVYVTDDGAETDLDLGHYERFVRTRLTGRNSITTGKIYESVIAKERRGDYLGATVQVIPHITDEIKHRIYEATNGYDIALVEVGGTVGDIESLPFLEAIRQIRIEHGSEMSMFMHLTLVPYIKAAGEIKTKPTQHSVKELRSIGIQADVLLCRCEQPLPQADRRKIALFTNVPEKAVISAVDVDVIYSLPLWLHQQKLDDIVLDRLGIKARPADLSEWQRTVEAVEHPKDEVTIAIVGKYVEHKDAYKSLGEALRHGGLKQHTRVNLRWVESEEVERHGGEALKGADGVLVPGGFGKRGFEGKIAAARYARENRVPYFGICYGMHAAVVDFARHVAGLEAANSSENDRNCKDPVIALITEWTTSTGEVEKRDENSDMGGTMRLGAQECRLKAGTLARQLYGQDVVRERHRHRYEFNNRYRQAFEDLGLVISGKSMDDLLVEMIELADHPWFIACQAHPEFTSTPRDGHPLFVGFIGAAREYKAVRNAPAVDNVVSAKIGATA, encoded by the coding sequence ATGACTCCCCTGATCTTCGTCACCGGCGGCGTGGTGTCCTCGCTTGGCAAGGGCATCGCTGCCGCCTCGCTGGCGGCCATCCTCGAAGCACGCGGTCTGCGCGTGACGATGATGAAGCTGGATCCCTACATCAACGTCGATCCGGGCACGATGAGCCCGTTCCAGCACGGCGAGGTCTACGTCACCGACGACGGCGCCGAGACCGACCTCGATCTCGGTCACTACGAGCGCTTCGTGCGCACACGGCTGACCGGCAGGAACTCGATAACCACCGGCAAGATCTACGAGAGCGTGATCGCCAAGGAGCGTCGTGGCGATTATCTCGGTGCGACCGTGCAGGTCATCCCGCACATCACCGACGAGATCAAGCATCGCATCTACGAGGCGACCAACGGTTACGACATCGCCCTGGTCGAGGTTGGTGGCACGGTTGGCGACATCGAGTCGCTGCCGTTCCTCGAGGCGATCCGCCAGATCCGCATCGAACACGGCTCCGAGATGTCGATGTTCATGCACCTCACGCTGGTGCCGTACATCAAGGCTGCCGGCGAGATCAAGACCAAGCCGACCCAGCACTCGGTCAAGGAGTTGCGCTCGATCGGCATCCAGGCCGACGTGCTGCTGTGCCGCTGTGAGCAGCCGTTGCCGCAGGCCGACCGCCGCAAGATCGCGCTGTTCACCAACGTGCCCGAGAAAGCCGTCATCAGTGCGGTCGATGTCGACGTGATCTACAGCCTGCCGCTGTGGCTGCACCAGCAGAAACTCGACGACATCGTCCTCGATCGTCTCGGTATCAAGGCCAGGCCGGCGGATCTCTCGGAGTGGCAGCGCACGGTCGAGGCGGTCGAGCATCCGAAGGACGAGGTAACGATCGCGATCGTCGGCAAGTATGTCGAGCACAAGGATGCCTACAAGTCGCTCGGCGAGGCGCTGCGCCATGGCGGCCTCAAACAGCACACGCGGGTCAACCTGCGCTGGGTCGAGTCCGAGGAAGTCGAGCGCCATGGCGGCGAGGCGCTCAAGGGTGCCGACGGCGTGCTCGTGCCCGGCGGCTTCGGCAAGCGTGGCTTCGAAGGCAAGATCGCCGCAGCGCGGTACGCACGCGAGAACCGGGTGCCGTACTTCGGCATCTGCTACGGCATGCATGCCGCGGTGGTCGACTTTGCCCGCCATGTCGCTGGTCTCGAGGCGGCCAACTCCAGCGAGAACGATCGCAACTGCAAGGATCCGGTCATTGCCCTCATCACCGAGTGGACGACGAGCACGGGCGAAGTCGAGAAGCGCGACGAGAACTCCGACATGGGTGGCACGATGCGCCTGGGTGCGCAGGAATGCCGACTCAAGGCCGGAACGCTGGCGCGCCAGCTCTACGGCCAGGACGTCGTGCGCGAGCGCCATCGCCACCGCTACGAGTTCAACAACCGTTATCGGCAGGCCTTCGAGGACCTTGGCCTCGTCATCTCCGGCAAGTCGATGGACGATCTGCTGGTCGAGATGATCGAGCTGGCCGACCATCCGTGGTTCATCGCCTGCCAGGCGCACCCGGAGTTCACCTCGACGCCGCGCGACGGCCATCCGCTGTTCGTCGGCTTCATCGGTGCGGCACGCGAGTACAAGGCCGTGCGCAATGCGCCCGCCGTGGACAATGTCGTCAGCGCGAAGATCGGGGCAACGGCATGA
- the hutG gene encoding N-formylglutamate deformylase: protein MNDTFTLHRGTAPLLVSLPHDGTYLPDDIAATLTPSARRVPDTDWHVSRLYAFARELGASILVPRCSRYVVDLNRPPDDVSLYPGQNTTGLCPTVQFSGEPVYLNGREPDTAAIAARVETCWKPYHVALADELARLHGMHGRVVLWEGHSIRSVVPFLFEGRLPDFNLGTANGASCSPALQQRLVDVLEAQADHSFVVNGRFKGGYITRHYGRPADGIEAVQLELAQVTYMDEATCLYDADLAVRPQALIRRLLEAALAA, encoded by the coding sequence ATGAACGACACCTTCACCCTGCATCGCGGTACGGCACCGCTGCTGGTCAGCCTGCCGCATGACGGCACCTACCTGCCCGATGACATCGCCGCGACGCTGACCCCGTCGGCGCGGCGCGTGCCTGATACCGACTGGCATGTTTCACGCCTGTACGCCTTCGCGCGCGAGCTCGGCGCGTCGATCCTCGTGCCACGTTGCTCTCGTTACGTGGTCGACCTCAATCGCCCGCCCGACGATGTCTCGCTGTATCCGGGGCAGAACACGACCGGCCTGTGCCCGACCGTGCAGTTCAGCGGCGAGCCGGTCTATCTGAATGGTCGCGAGCCAGACACCGCCGCGATCGCCGCGCGCGTCGAAACCTGCTGGAAGCCCTACCACGTGGCGTTGGCCGACGAACTGGCGCGCCTGCATGGCATGCATGGGCGCGTCGTCTTGTGGGAAGGCCATTCGATCCGCAGCGTCGTGCCGTTCCTGTTCGAGGGCCGCCTGCCTGATTTCAACCTTGGCACAGCCAACGGCGCGAGCTGTTCGCCCGCCCTGCAGCAGCGTCTCGTCGACGTCCTCGAAGCCCAGGCCGACCATTCGTTCGTCGTCAACGGCCGCTTCAAGGGCGGCTACATCACGCGCCACTACGGCCGCCCCGCCGATGGCATCGAAGCCGTGCAGCTCGAACTCGCGCAGGTGACCTACATGGACGAGGCGACGTGCCTCTACGACGCCGATCTCGCCGTGCGCCCACAGGCCCTGATCCGTCGCCTGCTCGAAGCTGCTCTTGCTGCCTGA